CAGATTAAACGCAACCTCATACTTTCCCATTTACCTGACAACTGTACAGTGCAGTTTTTGATTGGCTTGGAATATGTACTTGGGCGTGGTTTACAGGCGAATAGACGTAGCTGCAGTTTACTTTCGGTTTTAGTACCAACTAGATCACGTCTAAGAGTAGTCTGTAGTACTGATTATAGGCGCTGCTGAATTACAGATTTAACTAACAATGAATATCTATCTGGTGGCTGTCGTTCTGGCGCTGGCATTGTGCAGTGTCAACGCTAAAGAATGTAAGTATGGACGTTAAATAATTGTTACAATATTTTCAATTGAGTCGGAAAAGCTTTGAGTATGTCTTCCAGTAGGCCTAGTTGTTAAATTATCGTTGCGTGGTTTGCGGTATTTTGTGGTTCTTTCCGTTTTCACGGTGCATGCTTTCTACTCGTTCAAAATATGTTTTTCAGCGGTTAAATTTTTGTCCACAAAATTATAACCGGCAACCATAAAATTATTCAGGAGTTATCTTTAATTACTGAGCACTTTGTGTTATCAGAGCTtgggaatttttaaataaaattctgTCTGATCGATGGATTATGCGTCCAATAGCCTATATGTTAATCAATATAGCACAATGGCAATGCGTATTAATGATGAAATGATAttaacaaatatttttaaaggaaCTCTTCATATGCGCTGGAATGTAATGTATGGCGATGGGTGACTCAGGCgcatataaatacatttaaatcatCTTCAGTTACATTCTTAGTGATGTGATTGTTTGTTTCGAGATGGTGGAATTCCCCCTTGACTTGAGTTTCGTTTTCTTGTAATAGGTATCCGTTGCTTAAtagtgccctctgctggacaaaCTTTTAAATAATCAGCTCAGTTGTGTACACTGACAAATTCATCTGCGTATTGCGTCTGAGATGGCCTCTTTCATACAAAACGTGCACTGCATTGTTTTCTTGAGGGTCAGGTGGACTACGGCCAATGAGTAGTATTCCCTGGATAATGCAGATGAGCTCTTTATGAGGTCATATTCCCTATTTCTTGGTACATTTAAATGTGGCCTTTGTTATTAATTCGTGTTTCTCCAAATCCTGACTTAGACTAGGTAAGGAATTCTGCTGACATCCATTAGGTTGTATTTTGCTCAGATATATAAGATTTATATTGAAAATTATAGATAGAGGAATTGTACCATATATAAACCGGAAGATGCATAGTTAACGATGTATAATGTTAATCAGTTCATATTTAACAAATTGTTCCTATTCTCCAGCCACTATTGGGGACTGAAGATTTACACAAATTGCATCATTATCTTACTTTTTTTATCTAACTTCCATTGGTTATAATGATTTGCGTTCCCCCTTCCTTGTTTCCAGCCCCTCCCAAGGTGCAGGTGTACAGCCGTAACCCTGGGGAATATGGGAAGGGTAACACTCTCATCTGCCACGTGAGCGGATTCCACCCCCCTGACATCACCATCGAGCTGCTGAAGGACAACGTAGAGATCCCCAGCGCCAAACAGACCGACCTGGCTTTCGAGCAGGGCTGGCAGTTCCATCTCACCAAGACGGTGGAATTCACACCAGTCAAGGGCGAGAACTATGTGTGCAGAGTCAGACACCTGTCCACCACCAAAACCTACACCTGGGGTGAGAGAAGCACACACTTATTGGCAGAAATTATTCCGTGAACCATTTCATCTCCCCTATTAAGATGGAGATCATTCAGCACTTCAGGAAGTCTTCGTATCCATGTACTGTGATCTTATGTGTATGTGGGTTATTTAACCATAAGAATCAATCTTTGTGGAAATAATGAATGTAAACACACAATGAGCCATCTTTGTAGTCAGGGGGGCACAAGCATCATATCATACATGAGCTACACCCCAAGTGCTGGGTCAGGCatcatttgaaaaaaaaaaagtgaaattgCACTAGTATATATTGATTGGGAAAGAAGAGCAGGTATCCGGAATGCTCCTCCTTGCAATTACATACGATGGACTTTACAAATAGGATTTAAACTTCTGAAGGCAAGAGAATCCTGCATTTGTTTATTGCTAATATGTATTTTTCTCCTCTGGTCtctgtattaaaaaataataatgtttaaaatgttcctTTTTCCAGATCCTGATATGTAAGGGTTGGGAGCAGTGTGGTGGATATAGGCAGCAGGTACTTATATATGCTTGTTTACATAtgcattaattaaattatttttaatcaatcaattgatcgatcagttattaatcctgttaaaaACTGATCAGTTGTTCATATATATGAATTTAACATGAATTATAGTTTTACTGTATACAGTGAGGGAGCAATTAATGTAGCACTGAAGGACCGTGCCATTGTAGTTTTGAGCAAGTTGCTTTTTCTGGTAAATATCCAGCTGAATTACTGAATAGAAACTGTAATTCTAGTCAAGTCAGTGTTCTGCATTTGCTTGGTGACTGGGAAACATCTCAGTTGATTTGCCTGCTTGTCATTCTTCTAGGTACAGTCACATGGGAAGAATGTGCCCAGACATTCTACTTCTGGAATTTTCAGCTTATCAGCAATCAAAGCAAAGCCTTCACCACTGCAGTAACAGGCAATCAGGTCT
The nucleotide sequence above comes from Paramormyrops kingsleyae isolate MSU_618 chromosome 3, PKINGS_0.4, whole genome shotgun sequence. Encoded proteins:
- the LOC111844288 gene encoding beta-2-microglobulin-like, producing MNIYLVAVVLALALCSVNAKESPPKVQVYSRNPGEYGKGNTLICHVSGFHPPDITIELLKDNVEIPSAKQTDLAFEQGWQFHLTKTVEFTPVKGENYVCRVRHLSTTKTYTWDPDM